The sequence CGCGGCCGCGTTCTGGCGGGAGCTCTGATCCATGGCGGACGAAGCTACCCTCGGCCGGCTGTCGGAGGCCCAGAACGAACACATCTTTCGCACGGAAATCCTGCCCGACTATCTCCCCGACGATATCGGCAAAGCGGACCGGCCGACCCTGATCGTGCTCGGCGGCCAGCCTGGTTCCGGCAAAACAGCTCTGCTGACGGCGAGCCTTACGGAGCTGGAGGAAACGGGTCCCGCCATCCGCGTCGTCGGCGATGATCTGCGATCCTATCATCCGGGTTTTGTCGCTCACCAGAACGCCGATCCGATGACGGCGTCGCGCTTCACGCAGGCCGATGCCGGCATCTGGAGCGAGAAGTTGCTGACGGCTGCCACCGAACGCGGTGTCCACGTCGTGTTCGAAACCACGATGAGGACCCCCGACAATGTCGAGAAGGTCATGACGGCCGGACGATCGGCCGGCTATCGCATCGAAGCGCGCGTGCTGGCCGTCAGTTCGCGAGTCAGTTGGCAGGGTTGCCACTACCGCTTCGAGGAATTGCATCATGCCGGCGCAGCGGCGCGGATCCCGCCGCGCGCCGTCCATGATGCCGCCGTCACCGGCCTCGCAGAAAGCCTGGAGCGCATCGAGCGCCGCAAGCTCGCAGATCGTCTCCTGATTCAACGGACCGATGGCGAGGCGGTCTATGACAATGTTCTATCCAACGGACAGTGGCTGGCGGCAGCCAGGGCGCGACAGGTGCTTGAGGAAACGCGAAGCCGTCCATTATCCCGCGAGGAAATCGACGCCTTCGCGCTTGTCTGGGCCAAGGTCGTGGATCGTATGGAGGCTCGTAGCGCGCCGGCGTCCCTGCTCGATGAAGTCAAGGCCCACTCACGCGAAGACCTCGCCTGGTTTCTGGCGGATCGGCGTCGCTCGGATGATGACGATGCCATGAAGACCGCCCGGGAGGTCAAGCAGCGGATCGGCATCGACCGGAGTCCCATCATTCCAGGCGGCGAAGACCCTCTGGCGCGTCCCCTGGTCCGTGATCGTGAGGAAGAGAAACCGGAGCGGCAGGTTCGACCGGGAGAGGTCCTCATTCCCGGGCGGGACGTGCCCGATCTGAGCGAGGCCGAGATCGGCACCAAGCTGCGGCAATCCTCACGGCTGGAGCAAAAGCGTTCTGAAATCGAACGGCTATCCCAACTGGTCTATGGAAACGCCGCTGCTACATCGGCGACGGTCGAGAGCATCGATGGCGCCATGGCGGGCTCCGTCGCTGGACAGGATATCCGGGCTGGAAAGCTTGGACCCATGGCAGGCGAGGGCGGTCGGTTCCTGCGTGCCGAAAGCCCGGAACGCCAGACCGCGAAGGCACATCTGCCGCAGCTTGCCGCCGCAATGGAGGATTATGGCCGCACGGTCGATTTCGAGCGGCATCAGATCGAGACGAAGCATCGTGAGGAGCAACATCGCCAGCGTCAGGAAATCCGAGCGCCATCGGTGGGATTGACGGCAATCCTGCAGGCGCCGGCGCACGAGCAGGCCGCGAGGCTGCACGCCGCCCCGCAGTTGCGACGGGAGCTGGACGGCATCGCTTCGTCAATCAATCGGCGGTTGACGCCCTCTGACCGAAATGCCTTGAAATCAGGGGATCTCGATCGACTGTCACGAAACCTCGCTGTCCCTCATGAGCGTGTCGCCACGCTCGCGCGCGTGCAGTCTCAGGTGCAGGCGGTGCATGGTCAGACCCAGCTGCAGCGACAGCAATTGGAACGCGGCCGCAATGCTGGGATCTCGATAAAGCGATAAGCTTGCCTGGCGGGGTCCCGGCCACCACTGGAATCGCTGGGATCAGGAAATCAGATCATGCTATCGCGTCGCCTCATCGCCTCATCGCCTCATCGCCACGGCGAGCGCGCGGCTCTAGTAGGCGGTGATCTGGCCGGACTGGATGACTGCCCGGACGGCCGCAAAGGGCTCGTGCTCCGCCTGCACCCACAGAACATGTCTCGGCGCATCCTCTCGAGACGCTCTCAGGGCAGACTCGAGTAACATCTTCGTTCCAATGCAGGTCAGCAAATCGGACGCGTCAACGCGTAGCCACAGCATTCCCGGAACGGGCCGGATGATGGCACGGGAAGAGTTGAGCTCGAGAATAAGATCGTCACCCTCTCTCATTTGTTCTCTACAGTAACACGCGAGAGCCAAATTGATGGATTGAGCGAGATGCTCCCCTTCGGAGACGGTCAGACATGCTTCGTTCGAGGTGCGCATACGAAGACACCTTTCTGCAGACCTTGCGGTACCGCAGGATAAGTTTGTCGCAAAATGTACGGGGAGACTGGCGGATCGCCGACGGCGCGCTGTTTTCATAAGATGGTCCAACTTTCTAAAATGCGGATCTTGCCTAGCCCGCACGCTATGGATTATGGCGCGACCCCTCCAGCTGAAGAGATGCGGGCGGTCGGGGCAATGGCGTCAGCGAAGTAAATCTCGGTCACACGGAAACGGCCACCGACCCTCTTGCACTGGACGATCACGTCGATCGAAATCTTCAGCAGATTGCGGATATCGTCCCGGTCGAGGTCTTGCCCCCCGTCGGATTCCTTGACCAGGAGCGTCAGTTGCTCGAACGCCAGGCTTGGTGAATCCGCGTGAACGGTGGTGATCGAGCCGGGGTGCCCGGAATTGATGTTTCGGATGTAGTAGAACGCAGTGCCGTCACGCAGCTCCTGCAGGAGGACCCGATCCGGGCGCATGCGCAGGCACGATTCAAGCAGATCCTTCGCGCCGAGCTTTGCCAGCCCCTGCCCGCCCTTGGAATAGAACAGCCGGACATGGTTCGGCTGCGGGATCGTCAACTCCGGTGTGTCTTCGATGCTGATGAGCCGTTCGTCGTCTGGAATGTGCTGGATCAGCGCCTTCGAGATCGTGGTCTTGCCGGATCCCGTGGCGCCGGAGATGATGATGTTCTTGCGCGCAAGAACCGCACCTTCGAGAAAGACGCGATACTGTCCGCTGCGGTAGCTCGCTAACAACGGATCTTCACGAGAGGTCTGATCGGCGCTCGCAACGACATTCTCGAACAAGCCGCCCTCCTCCAGATCAGCCGTGGACAGCGCAACAGATGAGGGCTTGCGGATGGTGATGGAAACGGTGTCGCGTGTCGTCGCCGGCGGGATCACAATCTGGATGCGTTCGTCGTCCGGAAGGGTGGCAGAGAGAAGCGGGCGCGTCTCGTCGATGCCCTGATTTGAGTAACTTGCCACCGCGCGGGCCAGCCGCATCAGCTTGTCAAACGACAGGTCCGGCAGCTCGTGGCGTTTCCAGCCAGCCGTTCCTTCCGTCAGCACTTCGCCGGGTCGATTGATGACGACCTCGTAGAGGCTCTCGTCTTTCAAGAAGCGATCGAGCGGCAGAAGCAGTTGGCGGACGACGCCAGCATCGGAGTTTTCCGCCATCCCCTGCCCTATTTCGTGACCAAATCGGATTTTGGATAGAAGTCGCCTATCACGGCGCGGTCGTAGATCGTGTTGCGCGGCTCGGTGACCCGCAGACCATAGATGCTTGAGAAATCGAGATCGCGCGCCACGAAGATCGAAACGAGTGACCCCTGGTGCTTCATGAGCGTTGGCGGAATGTTGATGGACTGCTCGACGGCGATCGCGGCGGCGTCTTTGCCGGCGCTTGTCGTGCCCTGCGCCTGCACATCACTGCGCTGTAGTTCCTGACCGGCATAGGTGGCAATATCGCCGACCACCGACAGAAGTAGCGCGCTTCCGAAGCGCTCCCACCAATGCGTATCGACGTAACCATCAAAGCCAGCCCGGCCGATCGCATCGGTTGCCGGCGAGGCCAATGTGATGATGACGCCTGTGGGCGTCTTGGCTCGGTTCCAGAGCACGAACAACCGGCTTTGGCCGCGGCGCAGTCCGCCACGATATTCGCCCACGACCTGGGTGCCTTTCTCCATCAGCACGACCCGGCCGTTGTCGGAGAGAATATCTCGGGTAATCACGCAACTGGTGAATCCCGGCTGATCGGATGACAGCGCGGTTTCGAGCGCGCAGGGGATCGAGGTCCCCATCGCCACGATGAAGTTCCGGTTGCCGCGAGATGTCCGGCCTTCGATCCTTCCAGGGACAGTTGGCTTCAGCATCCGGTTGAAGCGCCTGATCCTCGTTCTCGCGCCCTGCCCCCCTCCTCCCCCAGGAGGCCGTCAACCGGGACGAAGTTTGGATCGGGTCGTCGCGGTCGCCCGTATTGGAAGGCCTGGCATTGTTGCCGGACTGACCGCCGCCAAAGGCCATCACCGGCGCCCGTCTTGCCGCATCGAGCAGTTCATCGACCGGGGGCGTCTCCGCCGTCTCGACGGCCGGCGTCGGTAGTTTGATCTCGGGAACTGGCAGGGCCACGGGCTCGGGTTCGGCCCGGGCCGGTTCGAACTCCGTCGTCTGACGGATCACCCCCGATCCCGGCTGCTCGACGTCCTCCTTCGGCCCCTGGCGCATTGACCACATGGCGAAACCCCATGAAGGCGACGACCGCCAGCACGACCGCGCGCCTCGCTTGAGCAAGGGATTGCTGTCGCCCTTGCGTGCCGCCGAGGTCTGACCGCGTTCGCCGGGGATCGATGTTTCTGGCGTATCTGTCATGGCGGCTCCCTTATTGTCCGGCGGCCGGAACCTTCACCACTCGTTCGACCGAGGGCGAGGTGGTATTGGTTCCCGGGTCGACGCCGACCGGCGAATAGGCCTCGTTGAAGATGCAGAGCGTGTCCGATCCACGCCGCAGGATGAACTTTCGGCTGATAGCGTGGACGAGAACGAGATCGCCCTGAACCGTCTTCTTCGGCACCAGGGCTTTCCGTCCCGTCGGAATTCTCTATGTACGCCGCGGGCATCTCCTTACCGCCGCAGGAGGCAAAGGTCGCCTCCTCACCATTATCGTAGGCCGCCTGCGGGTTTATTGCGGCGCCTTGTTGCGCCGAACAACAGTTGTTGGGGGGGCCGTATTCATCATGGATGCCGAGGACCTGATCGGCATAACCAGCCTCGGCCGCACGCTTCTTCGCCTCATCCTCGAGGCGTCGCCGCTCTGCTTCATCGGCTGGATAACGGTACTCATAGTAGAAATAGGTATTTTGCCCGGCATCGACCGACCCGTCTCGAACGACCAATTCCATCTGATAGCTGCGCTTGGAGCCGTCGCGCCGTGTCGTCACAACCGAGATGTTGGTGGCGGGTTGGTTCTCGCGTGGTTTGAGGAACAGGATGTGGCCGGCAGGTGCGACTTCCCAGGCAACGGTATTGCCGAGTGCCACATGAGCGATTTCCTCGTCTGGCGCGAACTCCACCTGGACCGAAGAACGGATCGTGCCGACGATGCGGGTGATATTGTAGGGTTGGTAGCTGACGAAACGCACGCGATTGTCCTGCTGCGCGCTGGTCGGAATCTCCAGGGCCTGAACAGGAAATGCTGCCAGTGCCGCCGCGATGACGGTGACGGCAAGGAACGATTGTTTTCAACACTAGAAGGCCTCCGCGGCCGGCCGCTCGCTGCTCACCACGAACCCAAGCGGGTTCACCAACCGGTCGCTGGAGGATATTGGGGCATTGGCATAGGAATAGGTGATCGTTGCCACCCAATGGGTTGTGCGGACATCTTCGCCGCGTGTGATTGTCCGCGTGTAGCGGACTGAAACGACATTGCTGTTGATGAGTGAGATTGACTTGATCCCGATACGGGACGTCGCCGAGCGCCCATAGACATTCTGCGGAGATTCCGGATTGCCGCCGCGATACGCGGCCGCAAAGCGCTGCTGCTCAGCCGCGTTCGACATCAGCGATGCGGTCCGGAAATTCTCTTCCGCTTCCGACCAGACATAGCCTTCGCGTGCCCGGACGTAACGGGCGGCGAAATATTTGGTGACCTCCTCGTCATAGTTGCCGGCGGTCGACGCCATGGCTGACACGACGTCGACGATGCCGGTCGAATTGTCGACGCGGATGACAAAGGGTTCGACCGTCTTGAGCGGCGTCAGCGCGACCACGGCGGCAACCGAGACGCAGGCCAGCACGCTGGCGACGATGGCGACGAACCAGGCGAGTCGTTTTGAGCGCTCGGCGGAGACCATCCGGTCCTGATCGAAGCGGCGCGCCTTGTCGAAATATTCCTTGAGACTGTCTGTCGTCACCATGCCCCCTACCCTGCCCGGCAAGCGGCGTGAGAGCCGGCTTCGTCGAATCCGGCGAAGGCTACGGTCGCGACGGTTGGTTCATGCTCGGCGAACGCCAAGGCTAACGCGTCGCCACCAGCGCGCGAGGATTGCTGTTGCGGATTGCCCTGTGCTTTCCCGGCATCCCAATCCCACATCGAACGATTGAGCGGACGCTTCGCGTAACCGTCGCATTTAGGCAGCGGGTAACTTAGCGTCGCGCAGCCGGAGACCGCCGCCAGCAGCCCCATCATTGTTACAACTCGAACTATATGCACGCTGAAATACCCCTCATGGTAATGGCGTCAGGCTCCTCTGCCGGTCAGCCTGCGCCAACTCCAACCGATCGCGCGCACTACGGTGTTGTTGTGCCCATCGCGCGCCGCGGTATAGCCATAGGTCAGCGAGGCACCGCCGGAGGCGAGCGCCGAGGCAATACCTGGCAGCTGATAAAAGACGTACAGTGACGCAAGCCCGATGGCGCCGACGGCGATCGGGCGCATCAGGACGTCGCTGTAAGCCTCGACAGTCGTAAACATGGTCGCGAAGCTGGTGACCAGCAGCGAGCCGACC comes from Hoeflea sp. 108 and encodes:
- a CDS encoding BID domain-containing T4SS effector, which encodes MADEATLGRLSEAQNEHIFRTEILPDYLPDDIGKADRPTLIVLGGQPGSGKTALLTASLTELEETGPAIRVVGDDLRSYHPGFVAHQNADPMTASRFTQADAGIWSEKLLTAATERGVHVVFETTMRTPDNVEKVMTAGRSAGYRIEARVLAVSSRVSWQGCHYRFEELHHAGAAARIPPRAVHDAAVTGLAESLERIERRKLADRLLIQRTDGEAVYDNVLSNGQWLAAARARQVLEETRSRPLSREEIDAFALVWAKVVDRMEARSAPASLLDEVKAHSREDLAWFLADRRRSDDDDAMKTAREVKQRIGIDRSPIIPGGEDPLARPLVRDREEEKPERQVRPGEVLIPGRDVPDLSEAEIGTKLRQSSRLEQKRSEIERLSQLVYGNAAATSATVESIDGAMAGSVAGQDIRAGKLGPMAGEGGRFLRAESPERQTAKAHLPQLAAAMEDYGRTVDFERHQIETKHREEQHRQRQEIRAPSVGLTAILQAPAHEQAARLHAAPQLRRELDGIASSINRRLTPSDRNALKSGDLDRLSRNLAVPHERVATLARVQSQVQAVHGQTQLQRQQLERGRNAGISIKR
- a CDS encoding virB8 family protein; protein product: MVTTDSLKEYFDKARRFDQDRMVSAERSKRLAWFVAIVASVLACVSVAAVVALTPLKTVEPFVIRVDNSTGIVDVVSAMASTAGNYDEEVTKYFAARYVRAREGYVWSEAEENFRTASLMSNAAEQQRFAAAYRGGNPESPQNVYGRSATSRIGIKSISLINSNVVSVRYTRTITRGEDVRTTHWVATITYSYANAPISSSDRLVNPLGFVVSSERPAAEAF
- the virB11 gene encoding P-type DNA transfer ATPase VirB11; amino-acid sequence: MAENSDAGVVRQLLLPLDRFLKDESLYEVVINRPGEVLTEGTAGWKRHELPDLSFDKLMRLARAVASYSNQGIDETRPLLSATLPDDERIQIVIPPATTRDTVSITIRKPSSVALSTADLEEGGLFENVVASADQTSREDPLLASYRSGQYRVFLEGAVLARKNIIISGATGSGKTTISKALIQHIPDDERLISIEDTPELTIPQPNHVRLFYSKGGQGLAKLGAKDLLESCLRMRPDRVLLQELRDGTAFYYIRNINSGHPGSITTVHADSPSLAFEQLTLLVKESDGGQDLDRDDIRNLLKISIDVIVQCKRVGGRFRVTEIYFADAIAPTARISSAGGVAP